In Nothobranchius furzeri strain GRZ-AD chromosome 18, NfurGRZ-RIMD1, whole genome shotgun sequence, a single genomic region encodes these proteins:
- the hivep2b gene encoding transcription factor HIVEP2 has translation MESLETTAGVKTSAEGQERNVAKKKGSSDAAQTKRRPSVELESKAWHQQLGDTCGFSEISDSGKSLQLEDQSSHNLSASHQDVEVSSHLPQSAKPFSGGRQKLSAQAHGAASQRKCPTSPEVQQTGSLSGTDQLSQVASKGEQKPQKPGKYVCDYCGRACAKPSVLKKHIRSHTGERPYPCVPCGFSFKTKSNLYKHRKSHAHSVKAGTVPFSEHGSYNAITDQGSFEGEGELFSDAEQSTDTDEDTLNDPLLLLDSPMEGSDNTAVKVLNLIAQKKGATSMSAQDGSSQPQEINASPVTAEASRAIQSSAIKQKLALRLSEKGSSDSEHNLSLPSQSSKGSTDSGYFSRSESSEHQTGPPNTNAKSYQEIMFGKCYRPSPKQTAAYVACCTESGQRSGKCSEKGVSRVFTQEKDQAESIKINTKSFTREEVKDLQSDASCDTGPLIRSNSMPSSSAVCLTMPQALRGSHSFDERTSTSGMRRLKRQGAIELSVHDGHTDAESLGKISPSGQEMENYLSTVPSVSQQKQAMEMATRKRRKEKREEEEVPGQYESHHEQCEEIFDPNKDHDLKQAAMGIMALGRAHLDRCDIDVSMSSESSGRKTLGNVISVIQHTNSINRPHSEQSESYKCHRLETSESFEMECRLRQPVQMAPKLVRQPNIQVPEIRVTVEPDSPEKAPEVQVKEPEKHTEVFQWPQRSETLAQFPPEKLPPKKKRLRLAEIEHSSGESSFESACTSLSRSPSQDSNLSYSSTYSFDREETLKSASPVRQDEFGKPLELLAVPGSGHSLSVLHQRQQHEMRRSSSEQAPCNLRKEFPEVRSISFDYGSLSPTSKVRHVDISAVKERRRGNLVRQESLNMETEVAQVPSQVFPPYLSSTAPLFAAATVLPQTLPIFSTGSTFPQLPHPSLVVPVRIQTNMPSFGSVTYTSLSQMVDNHFDVVSSATSSLQSQTSRLSGHLDAHNISAHAKPPAAHSFNVEALDLSSAKLKTGIPLSLTSRTISTTNASSGGTNKRMLSPASSLDQFMEVKQQKRVKEERMFGQIVEELSAVELGKCHVSEEKGHRSEMRRTSTPGVQSDSCRNTFVALHQKATEAVELGAETAMDSSAPPHLVTPVSETKEQVKMEVSTQLGHSQDILISDPSRLLSQFPSLRTMTGVSWCYLNYTKPSCADSNAPFASVYATWCVSSHNPNPLELNTSAALALLQSRQRGDEVIYTVAAMCAPGTGKLVSSLILWRQTMEQLQRKPEPKEVDITYGKKVKDTSCRAKTAKEEWKEREASTNQTMPTRIKIFEGGYKSNEDYVYVRGRGRGKYICEECGIRCKKPSMLKKHIRTHTDVRPYICRVCNFAFKTKGNLTKHMKSKAHMKKCLELGVSVTIDETEIQEQADIQQECKTEVATTTKHQFSDAEDSDGMDEEADEIDEEDDEDDEYEGDSTPKLRSRSTSPQPCGVTSVSVTASAAVHGCSLSTLPGADAHQPTSGKRSDHRPSLMAEHREKFVDEDSLSMLPLDQTSLPFDPYSSCLLSPGWESPIREPSPSRLRYPSPRRDLSPRGRSSPRWDSSPLRPGSPNFKSIQHPSLVTVERSMSPGMELGGKRESSVRGRQRVVLRAVSPRRGSHQHKGSCDKTRHQAKLELALQQGAFEMDERSSLASALPSPASSHHQNILSHLPLHSQRQAHSLLPVVPVGGLQMLHSPPSPGTDASPSSAQSPESSESQRGSSREGSVHRAEMGAENIGDHQETSPDPAVKDIRQEESVQTCLKAIASLKITTEPH, from the exons ATGGAGTCACTTGAAACTACTGCAGGGGTGAAAACCTCCGCTGAGGGTCAGGAGAGAAATGTTGCAAAGAAAAAAGGCTCATCGGATGCTGCACAGACTAAAAGAAGACCATCGGTCGAATTGGAAAGCAAAGCATGGCACCAGCAGCTAGGAGACACGTGTGGTTTCAGTGAAATATCTGACTCAGGAAAATCTCTACAATTAGAAGATCAGTCCTCTCACAACCTGTCTGCAAGCCATCAAGATGTTGAAGTGTCTTCACATCTGCCACAGTCCGCAAAGCCCTTTTCTGGTGGCAGGCAAAAACTTTCAGCTCAGGCACATGGAGCTGCATCTCAAAGGAAGTGTCCAACTTCACCTGAAgtccaacaaacaggttccctttcaGGAACAGATCAGCTGTCACAGGTGGCTTCTAAAGGGGAGCAGAAACCTCAAAAACCAGGGAAGTATGTTTGTGATTATTGTGGAAGGGCATGTGCCAAACCCAGTGTGCTTAAGAAACACATACGTTCCCACACCGGGGAGCGACCCTATCCATGTGTCCCCTGTGGGTTCTCCTTCAAAACCAAGAGCAACCTGTATAAACACAGGAAGTCCCATGCTCACTCCGTCAAAGCTGGCACGGTGCCATTCTCTGAACATGGGTCTTACAACGCCATTACCGACCAGGGGTCTTTTGAAGGAGAAGGAGAGTTATTCTCTGATGCTGAGCAAAGCACGGACACAGACGAGGACACTCTTAATGacccgctgctgctgctggactcTCCAATGGAGGGATCAGATAACACTGCTGTAAAAGTACTAAATCTCATAGCGCAGAAAAAGGGAGCCACATCAATGTCAGCTCAGGATGGTTCATCCCAGCCACAAGAAATCAATGCATCTCCTGTCACGGCCGAGGCTAGTCGTGCAATTCAATCTTCCGCGATCAAGCAAAAGCTCGCACTCCGGCTGTCTGAAAAGGGAAGCAGTGACTCTGAGCATAATCTGTCCCTCCCGAGTCAATCCAGCAAGGGCAGCACAGACTCTGGGTACTTCTCACGCTCTGAGAGTTCAGAGCATCAGACCGGTCCTCCAAACACCAACGCAAAGTCCTATCAGGAAATCatgttcggaaagtgctatcggcCGAGTCCTAAACAGACCGCGGCTTACGTGGCTTGCTGCACAGAATCAGGGCAACGTTCTGGGAAATGCTCAGAGAAAGGGGTGTCCCGCGTTTTCACTCAAGAAAAAGATCAAGCGGAGTCAatcaaaataaacacaaaatcgTTCACGAGGGAGGAGGTAAAAGACTTGCAGTCGGACGCCAGCTGCGACACGGGCCCTCTGATCAGAAGCAACTCAATGCCATCATCCTCAGCTGTGTGCCTGACGATGCCACAAGCCCTCCGAGGCAGCCACTCCTTTGATGAAAGAACAAGCACAAGCGGGATGAGGAGGCTCAAGAGGCAAGGTGCTATCGAGCTATCTGTGCACGATGGTCACACAGACGCAGAAAGCCTTGGAAAGATTTCACCCTCAGGACAGGAAATGGAAAACTACTTATCAACCGTGCCTAGTGTGAGCCAACAGAAACAAGCAATGGAGATGGCAACTCGTAAGCGTCGCAAAGAGAAGAGAGAAGAGGAGGAGGTACCGGGGCAGTATGAGAGCCATCATGAGCAGTGTGAGGAAATCTTTGATCCAAACAAAGACCATGATTTAAAACAAGCTGCAATGGGTATCATGGCTTTAGGGAGGGCACATCTGGACAGGTGTGATATCGACGTATCAATGAGCTCTGAATCATCTGGTCGTAAAACCTTAGGAAACGTGATTTCAGTCATTCAGCACACAAATTCAATCAACAGGCCTCACTCAGAACAGTCAGAATCCTACAAGTGCCACCGACTGGAAACCAGTGAATCCTTTGAGATGGAATGTAGACTAAGGCAGCCTGTTCAGATGGCGCCTAAACTTGTGCGACAGCCAAACATTCAAGTCCCAGAAATCAGGGTTACAGTTGAGCCTGACAGTCCAGAAAAAGCTCCAGAAGTGCAAGTGAAGGAACCGGAGAAGCACACCGAGGTGTTTCAGTGGCCTCAGAGGAGTGAAACTTTAGCACAATTCCCCCCAGAAAAACTCCCTCCGAAGAAAAAACGGCTTCGCTTGGCTGAAATTGAGCACTCCTCCGGTGAATCGAGTTTTGAGTCTGCTTGCACTAGTTTGTCTCGCAGTCCGAGTCAGGACAGCAACTTGTCTTATAGCTCCACTTACTCCTTTGACAGAGAAGAGACCTTAAAATCTGCCTCTCCAGTCCGACAAGATGAATTTGGCAAACCGCTGGAGCTTTTAGCCGTGCCAGGGAGTGGGCACTCCCTCTCTGTGCTCCACCAGCGCCAGCAGCATGAAATGAGACGCTCCTCCTCAGAACAGGCGCCATGTAACTTGcgcaaggagttcccagaggtacgCAGCATATCATTTGACTATGGCAGCCTGTCTCCAACATCCAAAGTTAGACACGTGGACATCAGCGCTGtgaaggagaggaggagaggaaacTTGGTGCGACAGGAGTCACTGAATATGGAGACTGAGGTAGCACAAGTCCCATCACAGGTGTTTCCACCGTACCTCAGCAGCACCGCCCCGCTGTTTGCAGCAGCCACTGTTCTGCCACAGACTTTGCCAATATTTTCCACTGGGAGCACATTTCCCCAGCTGCCACATCCCAGCCTTGTAGTTCCAGTTAGGATTCAAACCAATATGCCATCGTTTGGCAGCGTCACATACACCTCCCTATCGCAGATGGTTGACAATCACTTTGACGTAGTTAGCTCGGCCACGTCCTCTCTTCAAAGCCAAACCTCCCGCTTGTCTGGGCATCTTGATGCTCATAACATATCAGCTCACGCAAAACCACCCGCAGCTCACTCTTTCAACGTTGAGGCCCTAGATTTGTCATCAGCTAAGCTAAAGACAGGCATCCCTCTGTCTTTGACCTCCAGAACCATCTCCACTACGAACGCCTCCAGTGGTGGCACAAACAAGCGGATGCTGTCTCCCGCCAGCAGCTTGGACCAGTTCATGGAGGTCAAGCAGCAAAAACGAGTGAAGGAGGAAAGAATGTTTGGGCAAATAGTTGAGGAGCTGAGTGCGGTGGAGTTAGGGAAATGCCATGTGAGTGAGGAGAAGGGGCACAGGTCAGAGATGAGGCGCACATCGACACCTGGAGTTCAGAGTGACTCGTGTAGGAATACGTTTGTCGCACTTCATCAAAAGGCAACCGAAGCCGTTGAGCTTGGTGCTGAAACCGCTATGGACAGTAGCGCCCCTCCTCACTTGGTGACGCCAGTAAGTGAAACAAAAGAGCAAGTGAAGATGGAAGTGTCCACGCAGCTTGGTCACAGTCAAGACATCCTCATCTCAGATCCTTCCAGGCTCCTATCTCAGTTTCCAAGTCTCCGCACAATGACTGGCGTGAGCTGGTGTTACCTCAACTACACCAAACCGAGTTGCGCTGACAGCAACGCCCCTTTCGCCTCCGTGTACGCCACGTGGTGCGTGAGTTCCCACAATCCCAATCCTCTCGAACTGAACACGAGCGCGGCTCTGGCCTTGCTGCAGTCCAGACAAAGAGGAGACGAGGTTATATACACCGTGGCTGCCATGTGTGCGCCTGGCACGGGGAAGCTAGTCTCATCCCTCATCCTCTGGAGACAGACCATGGAACAG CTGCAGAGGAAACCGGAGCCCAAAGAGGTGGACATCACTTACGGGAAGAAGGTGAAAGACACCAGCTGCAGAGCAAAGACTGCAAAGGAGGAGTGGAAAGAGAGGGAGGCATCCACAAACCAAACAATGCCAACGAGGATTAAAATCTTTGAGGGAGG GTATAAATCCAATGAAGACTATGTGTACGTCAGAGGTCGAGGTCGGGGGAAATACATTTGTGAGGAGTGTGGGATTCGCTGCAAGAAGCCAAGCATGCTGAAAAAACACATCCGAACACACACAGATGTGCGACCGTATATCTGCAGGGTTTGCAACTTTGCTTTTAAAACTAAAG GAAACCTGACTAAACACATGAAATCCAAGGCACATATGAAGAAGTGTCTTGAACTGGGGGTGTCGGTAACGATCGATGAGACTGAGATACAAGAACAAG CGGACATTCAACAAGAGTGCAAGACAGAAGTGGCAACAACTACAAAACACCAATTCTCAGATGCTGAGGATTCCGACGGCATGGATGAAGAAGCTGATGAGATAGACGAAGAAGATGATGAGGACGATGAATACGAGGGGGACTCCACCCCGAAGCTGCGTTCAAGAAGCACCAGTCCTCAGCCGTGTGGTGTGACCTCGGTGTCGGTTACAGCCTCTGCTGCCGTCCATGGCTGCTCCTTGAGCACTCTGCCTGGAGCCGACGCCCATCAGCCAACCTCTGGCAAGCGCTCAGATCATCGACCTTCCCTCATGGCCGAGCATAGGGAGAAGTTTGTGGATGAAGACTCTCTGAGCATGCTGCCTCTGGACCAGACCAGCCTTCCCTTTGATCCTTACTCTTCTTGCCTACTGTCTCCTGGTTGGGAGTCTCCCATCCGTGAGCCCTCTCCTTCCCGTCTGCGGTATCCATCACCGAGGCGAGATCTTTCCCCTCGAGGTCGGTCATCTCCAAGGTGGGATTCCTCTCCGCTGAGGCCTGGGTCACCTAATTTCAAATCCATTCAGCACCCATCCCTGGTCACAGTGGAGCGATCCATGTCTCCTGGGATGGAGCTTGGTGGGAAGCGGGAGTCCTCTGTGAGGGGCAGGCAGAGGGTAGTGCTGAGGGCCGTGTCGCCCCGCAGAGGCTCGCACCAGCATAAAGGCAGCTGTGATAAAACCCGACATCAAGCAAAGCTGGAGCTGGCTCTGCAGCAAGGAGCCTTTGAAATG
- the fuca2 gene encoding plasma alpha-L-fucosidase, with amino-acid sequence MGAFAAVCVVFFTLLISGISRATYQPTWESIDSRPLPEWYDQAKFGIFIHWGVFSVPSFGSEWFWWYWQKEKRQEYVHFMQSNYPPDFQYQDFAQQFTAEFFNAKEWTDIFASSGAKYIVLTTKHHEGFTLWGSKNSWNWNAVDVGPKRDLVDEVATALRENGSLRLGLYHSLFEWFNPLFEQDAANKFTTNYFPTTKTLPELYDLVMKYKPEVLWSDGDGNAPDKYWNSTAFLAWLYNDSPVRDTVVTNDRWGQDCICKHGGYYTCTDRYQPGHLLKHKWENCMTIDSKSWGYRRNAPLSDYLTIEQLVATLVETVSCGGNLLMNIGPTHDGRISPIFEERLRQMGQWLKVNGEAIYNTSAWRVQSETTKMWYTARPQEKTVFAILLDWPDKGWVILNEPVATQGSTKVELLGYGSLQWEPAMASGLNITLPPLSFRQMPCQWAWTLKLTGAS; translated from the exons ATGGGAGCGTTTGCAGCTGTTTGTGTCGTCTTTTTCACGCTGCTGATAAGCGGTATCAGCAGAGCCACATACCAACCGACCTGGGAGTCCATCGACTCCAGACCGTTGCCGGAGTGGTACGATCAGGCCAAATTTGGCATCTTCATCCACTGGGGGGTCTTCTCTGTGCCGagctttggcagcgagtggttctg GTGGTACTGGCAGAAAGAAAAGAGGCAGGAATATGTTCACTTCATGCAGAGTAATTATCCTCCAGACTTTCAGTACCAAGATTTTGCGCAACAATTTACAGCCGAGTTTTTCAACGCCAAAGAGTGGACGGACATCTTTGCGTCATCAGGAGCAAAGTACATAGTGTTGACCACCAAACACCATGAAG GTTTTACCCTTTGGGGCTCCAAAAACTCCTGGAACTGGAACGCTGTGGACGTGGGACCAAAGCGAGACCTGGTGGACGAAGTGGCGACTGCTCTGCGTGAAAACGGTTCCCTTCGTTTAGGGCTGTATCACTCTCTCTTTGAGTGGTTCAACCCGCTCTTCGAACAGGATGCTGCAAATAAATTCACCACCAACTACTTTCCGACCACTAAAACTCTGCCTGAGCTATATGACCTCGTTATGAAGTACAAACCAGAGGTGCTCTGGTCCGATGGGGATGGGAACGCTCCTGACAAGTACTGGAACAGCACAGCTTTCTTGGCCTGGCTCTATAACGACAG TCCTGTTCGGGACACGGTGGTGACGAACGATCGGTGGGGCCAAGACTGCATCTGCAAACATGGCGGGTATTACACGTGCACCGATCGCTACCAGCCAGGTCACCTGCTCAAGCACAAATGGGAAAACTGCATGACCATCGACTCAAAGTCTTGGGGCTACAGACGGAACGCCCCGCTCAGTGACTACCTCACCAtagagcagctggtggcg acgctGGTGGAGACAGTGTCTTGTGGAGGAAACCTGCTGATGAACATCGGCCCTACACACGATGGAAGGATCTCTCCGATCTTTGAGGAGCGTCTGAGGCAGATGGGTCAGTGGCTGAAGGTGAACGGGGAGGCCATCTACAACACCTCAGCCTGGCGGGTTCAGAGTGAAACCACAAAAATGTG GTACACAGCCAGACCTCAGGAAAAGACAGTATTTGCTATTTTACTGGATTGGCCGGATAAAGGATGGGTGATTCTGAATGAACCAGTGGCCACTCAAGGATCCACCAAG GTGGAGCTTCTGGGTTATGGCTCGCTGCAGTGGGAGCCGGCGATGGCCAGCGGGCTGAACATCACCCTGCCTCCACTGTCCTTCAGACAGATGCCATGCCAGTGGGCCTGGACCTTGAAGCTGACAGGTGCCTCCTGA